One Chthoniobacterales bacterium genomic region harbors:
- a CDS encoding alkaline phosphatase family protein: MENPQSLLETFEHVVVLMLENRSFDNLLGYLYQNGVPPGKQFAGVVGNNLTNPDENGNPVPVSTQTDYHQPYPDPGEEFDHVTAQVFGVPASDTPTPTMQGFVRDYFNTLTALPKWPGSADAQSREIMQCFTPDSLPVLSQLAQQFAVFDHWFCAVPSQTWCNRAFWHAATSWGWVNNPPAYGDPPWNLDNWAESSKGATLFDLLETKFGTGSWHIYEDLAVGLTKLVHWGDLKDKIGENYFRYFEGGQPFFRNFFTDCAAGELPKYSFVEPHFINFLEDVLWHDDMHPSSFGSELYSDGGPGSVLLGDRLVWKVYQAIRNSQTANGNNWQNTLLIITFDEHGGGYDHVPPPSIAPLDPCGFNTGAGEEGFTFNRLGVRVPMVMVSANIAANTIVNTPMHHCSFLQTMQQRWGLSSLGPRQDTAPPFTEVFTATARDLSTWPDWTVYPGPSSTLVEGLMGQVEPGAQPLNDLQKSIIEAIGKFYVHDPLLSGLLVNSAADAKEFLEKVRKLRHPGFF, encoded by the coding sequence ATGGAAAACCCCCAATCACTCTTGGAAACTTTCGAGCACGTCGTTGTCCTCATGCTCGAGAATCGCTCTTTCGACAACCTGCTCGGCTATCTTTACCAGAATGGCGTCCCGCCCGGAAAACAGTTTGCCGGCGTCGTGGGCAACAACCTGACTAACCCAGATGAGAACGGGAATCCGGTTCCCGTCTCGACCCAAACGGACTACCACCAACCCTACCCCGATCCGGGTGAGGAATTCGATCACGTTACCGCGCAAGTGTTCGGCGTTCCGGCCTCAGACACTCCGACTCCGACAATGCAGGGCTTCGTGCGGGACTATTTCAATACCCTGACGGCGCTGCCGAAATGGCCAGGTTCGGCCGACGCCCAGAGCAGGGAGATCATGCAATGTTTCACCCCGGATTCTCTTCCGGTGCTAAGCCAGCTGGCCCAGCAATTCGCGGTTTTCGATCATTGGTTCTGCGCCGTGCCCAGCCAGACATGGTGCAACCGGGCGTTCTGGCATGCGGCCACTTCCTGGGGCTGGGTTAACAATCCACCCGCGTACGGCGACCCTCCCTGGAACCTCGACAATTGGGCTGAATCGAGCAAGGGCGCAACGCTCTTCGATTTGCTGGAGACGAAATTTGGAACCGGCAGCTGGCACATCTACGAGGACCTGGCGGTAGGTTTGACCAAGCTGGTTCACTGGGGAGATTTGAAAGACAAAATCGGCGAAAACTACTTTCGTTACTTCGAAGGTGGCCAACCTTTCTTCCGGAATTTCTTCACCGATTGCGCGGCAGGTGAACTGCCGAAGTACTCATTCGTCGAACCGCATTTCATTAACTTTTTAGAGGACGTCCTGTGGCATGACGACATGCACCCCTCTTCGTTCGGCTCGGAGCTTTACTCGGATGGTGGCCCCGGCAGTGTCCTGCTCGGCGACCGGCTCGTCTGGAAGGTTTACCAGGCAATTCGCAATTCCCAAACCGCTAATGGCAACAACTGGCAGAACACTTTGCTGATCATCACCTTCGATGAGCACGGCGGCGGCTACGATCATGTTCCCCCGCCATCAATCGCCCCACTCGACCCCTGTGGATTTAACACCGGAGCCGGAGAGGAAGGTTTCACGTTCAATCGGTTGGGCGTTCGCGTGCCGATGGTAATGGTGTCGGCGAACATTGCGGCAAACACGATCGTGAACACTCCCATGCATCACTGCTCCTTCTTGCAGACAATGCAACAGAGGTGGGGCCTGTCTTCGCTCGGGCCTCGTCAGGACACCGCGCCGCCCTTTACCGAAGTGTTCACTGCAACCGCACGTGACCTCAGCACATGGCCTGATTGGACCGTTTATCCCGGACCGTCGTCAACCCTCGTTGAAGGTCTGATGGGGCAAGTCGAGCCGGGCGCTCAGCCGCTCAACGATCTGCAAAAATCAATTATTGAGGCGATTGGTAAGTTTTACGTACACGATCCGCTGTTGAGCGGCCTGTTGGTCAACAGCGCCGCGGATGCGAAGGAATTTCTTGAGAAGGTCAGGAAGCTTCGCCACCCGGGATTTTTTTGA
- a CDS encoding helix-hairpin-helix domain-containing protein, with product MNTSSLPTRRRQPSRLTTRKATQARLATVLEAIPNVGASIARDLRSIGIKQPRDLIGKNPQSLYQALCERTRARQDPCVLDTFISAVRFMEGAPARPWWSYTAERKRKFPA from the coding sequence ATGAACACGTCCAGCTTGCCCACCAGGAGACGCCAGCCATCGAGGCTGACCACACGCAAGGCGACTCAGGCGCGGCTGGCCACAGTCCTCGAAGCCATCCCCAATGTCGGTGCATCGATCGCCCGTGATCTGCGATCGATCGGGATCAAACAGCCGCGGGACTTGATCGGGAAGAACCCGCAATCTCTTTACCAGGCCTTATGCGAGCGAACCCGCGCCCGGCAGGACCCTTGCGTTCTCGACACCTTCATCTCGGCCGTTCGCTTCATGGAAGGAGCCCCCGCGCGTCCGTGGTGGTCCTATACCGCGGAGCGAAAAAGGAAATTTCCCGCTTGA